A single region of the Apodemus sylvaticus chromosome 7, mApoSyl1.1, whole genome shotgun sequence genome encodes:
- the LOC127689498 gene encoding bcl-2-related protein A1-like has translation MRHCQSKYIHFLAENNLQYVLQAPAFESAPSETSRVLQRVAFSVQKEVEKKQKPFLNDFHVESIDTARIIFSQVMEKVFEDGIINCRRIVTIFAFAGVLLKKTSTRADCQGCGCVQTRFQFCGRIHNE, from the exons ATGAGGCACTGTCAGTCTAAG TATATCCACTTCCTGGCTGAGAACAATCTTCAGTATGTCCTACAGGCACCTGCCTTTGAATCGGCTCCAAGTGAGACATCCAGAGTTCTACAAAGAGTCGCCTTCTCCGTTCAGAAAGAAGTTGAAAAGAAGCAGAAGCCGTTCTTGAATGACTTTCATGTGGAATCCATAGATACTGCCAGAATAATATTCAGCCAAGTGATGGAAAAAGTATTTGAAGATGGCATCATTAACTGCAGAAGAATTGTAACTATATTTGCCTTTGCAGGAGTTCTCCTTAAAAAAACTTCCACAAGAGCAGATTGCCAGGGATGTGGGTGTGTACAAACAAGATTCCAGTTTTGTGGAAGAATTCATAATGAATAA